One Nicotiana tomentosiformis chromosome 4, ASM39032v3, whole genome shotgun sequence genomic window carries:
- the LOC108945859 gene encoding pentatricopeptide repeat-containing protein At1g50270, whose amino-acid sequence MLQRSFDSPPLFPALNEQLKSLFFLKEWNLNHLKQINSVLITCGLSHHSSFLSKLLRLCLLLPSFPSSYASSLFNQIKRPTIHTWNVMFKGFSITSHPQKSINFYMQMRQDEIFPNKHTFPLLLRAFCKAKNENPLLLLAQIFKFGYNSDQFVQNSLVFSLASSAYVDLARQVFVEITNKDVLSYTALINGYARNALPVKALELFVEMRQAEVKVDEVAVVAALSPAGTLKFVWFGRCLHGFYVAAGRVSSDVYIGSALVDMYAKCGFCDDALKVFEDMPYKNLISWSAMIAGFVHCNRLREALCVFQEMLAGKVVPNQVTLTSVLSACTRLGALEQGRWVARYIKAHNIEINTALGTALIDMYAKCGCIDEALLVFEKLPEKGVYVWTAMINGLATHGDAEKSLAFFLEMLSNGLRPNEVTFVGILGACSHGGLVDEGLRLFSLMDQVYGVKHNIDHYGCMVDLLGRAGYLEEACRVIQDMPMEPTPSIWGALFGSCMIHKAYELGEWIGRHLIDIQPYHSGRYTLLANLYLTCKNWEGVAQVRKLMREMGVEKIRGCSWIELNGEVHEFIAFDGSHAKSEYIYTVLDNLVGQIQHITIFPDADSLVLENS is encoded by the coding sequence ATGCTACAGCGCTCATTCGACTCTCCACCACTTTTTCCAGCTTTGAATGAACAGTTGAAGTCCTTGTTCTTCTTGAAAGAATGGAACTTGAACCATCTCAAGCAGATCAACTCTGTTCTCATCACTTGTGGCCTCTCACATCACAGTTCCTTTCTCAGCAAACTGCTCCGCCTTTGCTTACTACTTCCTTCGTTCCCATCTTCTTATGCTTCTTCTCTCTTCAATCAAATAAAAAGACCCACCATACATACATGGAACGTCATGTTCAAAGGCTTTTCTATTACTTCACACCCTCAAAAGTCCATTAATTTCTATATGCAAATGCGCCAAGATGAGATTTTTCCAAATAAACATACCTTCCCTTTGCTTCTAAGAGCCTTTTGTAAAGCCAAAAATGAAAACCCTCTTCTTCTTTTAGCTCAAATATTTAAGTTCGGATACAATTCTGACCAGTTTGTGCAGAATTCTTTGGTTTTTAGTTTGGCTAGTAGTGCGTACGTTGATCTTGCACGCCAAGTGTTTGTTGAAATTACGAACAAGGATGTGCTTTCTTATACTGCTTTAATTAATGGGTATGCCAGGAATGCTCTGCCCGTTAAAGCTTTGGAGCTTTTTGTGGAGATGAGGCAAGCAGAAGTTAAGGTGGATGAGGTGGCTGTTGTAGCAGCTCTTTCTCCTGCTGGAACATTGAAATTTGTTTGGTTTGGTAGATGTCTTCATGGTTTCTATGTGGCGGCTGGGAGGGTTTCTAGTGATGTTTACATTGGTAGCGCTCTTGTTGATATGTATGCTAAATGTGGATTTTGTGATGATGCCTTGAAAGTTTTTGAAGACATGCCTTACAAGAATCTTATTTCTTGGAGTGCTATGATTGCTGGATTTGTACACTGTAATAGGTTAAGGGAAGCACTCTGTGTTTTCCAAGAGATGCTGGCTGGAAAGGTTGTTCCCAATCAAGTGACATTGACAAGTGTTCTCAGTGCATGTACTAGGCTTGGGGCACTGGAGCAGGGCCGATGGGTTGCTCGTTATATAAAAGCACATAACATAGAAATCAATACAGCACTTGGCACTGCTTTGATAGATATGTATGCAAAGTGTGGGTGCATCGACGAGGCATTATTGGTTTTCGAGAAGTTACCAGAAAAAGGTGTTTATGTATGGACTGCTATGATCAATGGCTTGGCAACACATGGTGATGCAGAGAAGTCCTTGGCCTTCTTCTTAGAAATGTTGAGCAACGGTTTAAGACCCAATGAAGTAACTTTCGTTGGCATTCTCGGTGCATGTTCTCATGGAGGACTCGTGGATGAAGGACTGCGGTTGTTCTCATTAATGGACCAAGTTTATGGTGTAAAACATAATATAGATCATTATGGCTGTATGGTCGATCTCCTAGGCCGGGCAGGGTATTTGGAAGAAGCTTGTAGAGTGATCCAAGACATGCCAATGGAACCTACTCCTAGCATATGGGGCGCTCTCTTTGGTTCTTGCATGATTCACAAGGCTTATGAATTAGGTGAATGGATAGGAAGACATCTAATCGACATACAGCCTTATCATAGTGGCAGATATACACTCTTGGCAAATTTGTATTTGACTTGTAAAAACTGGGAAGGGGTAGCTCAAGTTAGGAAACTGATGAGAGAGATGGGTGTGGAAAAGATCCGGGGGTGTAGTTGGATTGAATTGAACGGGGAAGTGCATGAGTTTATTGCGTTTGATGGTTCACATGCTAAGTCTGAATACATTTACACCGTTTTAGATAACCTAGTCGGTCAAATACAACACATTACTATTTTTCCAGATGCTGATTCTTTAGTTCTTGAGAATAGCTGA